In Amycolatopsis sp. FBCC-B4732, the genomic stretch GCCGGGACCGGGAGACGTGCTGGACTTCTGGACCGTCCGCCGCCGCGACGACACCCGTCGCGAACTGGTCCTGGGCGCCGAGATGCGCTTGCCCGGCGATGCCGAGCTGAGCTTGCGCGCCGAGCCCGCCGGCGCCGGAACGCGCCTGCGGCAACAGGTCCGCTTCACCCCGGCGGGCATCGTCGGCGACGTCTACTGGCACGTCCAGAAACCCGGGCACGACCTCGTGTTCGGCTTGCTCGCACGCTCGATCGTCCGCGCGGCCGAGCAACGGTGAGCGACCGACGAGTCAGGAATCTCCGGCGCTGATGGTCCCCTGCACCATGCTCGTCCCGTGTTCCTGCTGCCCGATGCGCTGAGCCGAAACATCGACCACCGGGAAAGCCTGCACCGTCACGCCACTGGGGATGGGAACGTCGGCGTACGTCCCGGCGGTGACACCGAGGGGGATCATGGTGGTTTTGCCGTCGTAGAGCCAGATTTCGTAAAGACCCGCCGGCGCCGGCATTCCGGTCAGCTCGAGTTCGAGCCGCAGCGTCCCGGAGCCGCTGTCGACGATCCGGGCTCGGCCGGCGGCGCCGGCGGGTGCGGCCGCCTGCCGGTTCAGCTGCGCTTGCGCGACCACCCGGCTCTCGTCCGGGCTGCCGGGCGTGAGAGCCACCGTCACCACGGCGGCCACGGCCGCGGCGGCCGCCGCGACCACGCCGTAGCGCGCGGCGGAACGGAAACGACGCCGCGAGACGCTCCCCCGAGCGGCGTCCACGCGCGGTCGTGCCGTCTGGTCCTGGGCCTCGTGCGGCAGGTGACCGGTCTCGGCCGCGATCCGCTCCCACACCGCCTCGGCCACCGGCGGCAGTTCCGTCTCCGCGCGGGTTTCCCGGCCCAGGCCCGCTACCGCCTGAAGCGATTCGAGCTCCTCGCGGCAGGTGGCGCAGCCGCCGAGGTGCTCGGTGTCCGCCGTGCCCGGCTCCCGGTCGTCAAGGGCGAGCAGGACGAGGTGATCGCGATCGAGGTGCGTCATCGGTCACCTCCTCCGGCACGCTGTCGAGCTCAGAGCGCAGGTTCTGCATGCCGCGGCGCAGGTGGCTCTTCACCGTGCCGAGCGGCAAGCCGGTCCGCTCGGCGATCTGGGTGTGGGTCAGGTCAGCATAGAAGGCCAGCTCGAGCAGCTCGCGCTGCGCGTCCGGCAGGCGTCGCAGGCCGTCCGCGACGAGCAGCCGGTCCACGATCCGCTCGGGGGACTCCGCCGCC encodes the following:
- a CDS encoding anti-sigma factor domain-containing protein, giving the protein MTHLDRDHLVLLALDDREPGTADTEHLGGCATCREELESLQAVAGLGRETRAETELPPVAEAVWERIAAETGHLPHEAQDQTARPRVDAARGSVSRRRFRSAARYGVVAAAAAAVAAVVTVALTPGSPDESRVVAQAQLNRQAAAPAGAAGRARIVDSGSGTLRLELELTGMPAPAGLYEIWLYDGKTTMIPLGVTAGTYADVPIPSGVTVQAFPVVDVSAQRIGQQEHGTSMVQGTISAGDS